In Lotus japonicus ecotype B-129 chromosome 5, LjGifu_v1.2, one genomic interval encodes:
- the LOC130720835 gene encoding probable glutathione S-transferase → MADLKVHGFWYSPFTFRVLWTLKLKGISYEYIEEDRYNLSPQLLQYNPVHKKTPVLVHAGKPICESMIIVEYIDELWSQNPLVPADSYEKAVARFWVRYADDMISAVLPPFFGRFGSEEQEKVIKDIWERFGVIEDQCLGDHKKFLGGDTLNIVDIAFGSLMRTLVGLGDALEVKILVAEKFPRLHAWFNNFMDVPVINNNPEHEKLVAAIKVFREKTLASSRE, encoded by the exons ATGGCAGATTTGAAAGTCCATGGATTTTGGTACAGTCCTTTTACTTTCAGGGTGCTATGGACCCTAAAGCTGAAGGGCATATCATATGAGTACATAGAGGAAGATCGCTACAACTTGAGTCCACAACTTCTTCAATACAACCCGGTGCACAAGAAGACTCCGGTGCTTGTTCATGCTGGAAAACCAATATGTGAATCCATGATCATTGTTGAGTACATTGATGAGTTATGGTCTCAAAACCCACTAGTTCCTGCTGATTCCTATGAGAAAGCTGTGGCCCGGTTTTGGGTTCGATACGCCGATGACATG atttcaGCAGTTTTGCCACCATTCTTCGGTAGATTTGGCAGTGAAGAACAAGAGAAGGTTATAAAGGACATATGGGAACGATTTGGAGTCATTGAAGATCAGTGTTTGGGTGATCACAAGAAATTCCTTGGTGGCGACACTTTGAACATTGTGGACATAGCTTTTGGGTCTTTAATGAGAACTCTTGTGGGCCTGGGAGATGCTCTTGAAGTGAAAATCCTGGTAGCTGAGAAATTCCCTCGCTTGCATGCATGGTTTAACAATTTCATGGATGTTCCTGTTATCAACAACAACCCTGAGCATGAGAAATTGGTGGCTGCTATTAAAGTTTTCAGGGAAAAAACCTTGGCATCTTCCAGAGAATGA
- the LOC130720791 gene encoding probable glutathione S-transferase, protein MADLKVHGFWYSPFTFRVLWTLKLKGIAFEYFEEDRYNKSPQLLQYNPVHKKTPVLVHDGKPLCESMIIVEYIDELWPQNPLVPSDPYEKAVARFWVRYVDDMMSPVLPQFFGRFGSEEQDKVIKDIWERFEVIEDQYLGDHKKFLGGDTLNIVDITFGSFMKTLVGMQDALEVKILVAEKFPRLHAWFNNFMDVPVINNNPEHEKLVAAMKVFREKLSASSRE, encoded by the exons ATGGCAGATTTGAAAGTCCATGGATTTTGGTATAGTCCTTTTACTTTCAGGGTGCTATGGACCTTAAAGCTAAAGGGTATAGCATTTGAGTACTTTGAGGAAGATCGCTACAACAAGAGTCCTCAACTTCTCCAATACAATCCAGTCCATAAGAAGACTCCAGTGCTTGTTCATGATGGAAAACCCTTATGTGAATCCATGATCATTGTTGAATACATTGATGAGTTATGGCCTCAGAACCCACTGGTTCCTTCTGATCCTTATGAGAAAGCTGTGGCCCGGTTTTGGGTTAGATACGTCGACGACATG ATGTCTCCAGTTTTGCCACAATTCTTCGGTAGATTTGGTAGTGAAGAACAAGACAAGGTTATAAAGGATATATGGGAACGATTTGAAGTCATTGAAGATCAGTATTTGGGTGATCACAAGAAATTCCTTGGTGGTGACACTTTGAACATTGTGGACATAACTTTTGGGTCTTTTATGAAAACTCTTGTGGGTATGCAAGATGCGCTTGAAGTGAAAATCCTGGTAGCTGAGAAATTCCCTCGCTTGCATGCATGGTTTAACAATTTCATGGATGTTCCTGTTATCAACAACAACCCTGAGCATGAGAAATTGGTGGCTGCTATGAAAGTTTTCAGGGAAAAACTCTCGGCATCTTCCAGAGAATGA
- the LOC130716682 gene encoding probable glutathione S-transferase: MADLKLHGFWYSPFTFRVLWTLKLKGIPYEYKDEDRFNKSPQLLEYNPVHKKVPVFVHDGKPICESMIIIEYINELWPQNSLVPADPYEKAVARFWVAYIDDMFSAVVRPLYRSNGSEERGEIIKDMWGRFRVIEDQCLGDHKKFLGGDTFNIVDIAFGSFVKFLVAVGDVVEVEILEAERFPRLHMWFNNFMDVPAIRDNTPDHEKLVACLKSLKEQKEQILASSRK, from the exons ATGGCAGATTTGAAACTCCATGGATTTTGGTATAGTCCTTTTACTTTCAGGGTGCTATGGACCCTAAAGCTGAAGGGTATACCATATGAGTACAAAGATGAAGATCGCTTCAACAAGAGTCCTCAACTTCTTGAATACAACCCAGTGCACAAGAAGGTTCCTGTGTTTGTTCATGATGGAAAACCAATATGTGAGTCCATGATCATTATTGAATACATTAATGAGTTATGGCCTCAAAATTCACTAGTTCCTGCTGATCCATATGAGAAAGCTGTGGCACGGTTTTGGGTTGCATATATTGATGACATG TTTTCTGCAGTTGTACGACCACTCTATCGTAGCAATGGCAGTGAAGAGCGCGGGGAGATTATAAAGGACATGTGGGGGCGATTCAGAGTTATTGAGGATCAGTGTTTGGGTGATCACAAGAAATTCCTTGGAGGAGACACTTTTAACATTGTGGACATAGCTTTTGGGTCATTTGTGAAATTTCTTGTGGCAGTGGGAGATGTGGTTGAAGTGGAGATCTTAGAAGCTGAGAGATTCCCTCGTTTGCATATGTGGTTTAATAATTTCATGGATGTTCCTGCCATCAGAGACAACACCCCTGACCATGAGAAATTGGTGGCTTGTTTGAAGTCtctgaaagaacaaaaagaacAAATTTTGGCATCTTCCAGAAAATGA